The genomic segment AGGGCGCTTGGCCGCGGAGGTGCTGGGGGTATCGCTCATTAGATGCTCTCCAACAGGTTGGCCATTTCGACGGCGACTTGGGCAGCATCGCGCCCCTTGTCGGTCTGGCGGGCTACGGCTTGTTCGAGGTTCTCAGTGGTGAGAATCGCATTGGCCACGGGAATCTGGTAGTCCAGAGATACGCGGGTCACGGCAGAACCGGATTCGTTCGCCACCAGCTCAAAGTGGTAGGTTTCGCCGCGGATGATGCAGCCCAGCGCGATCAGCGCATCGTATGTGCCTTTTTCCGCCATGGCTTGCAGCGCTACCGGCACTTCCAGGGCACCCGGTACGGTGACATGGTCAATGTCTTTTTCAGATACGCCCAGAGCCAGCAATTCGGTCTTACAGGCGTTGGCGAGTGCATTGGTGATGTCCGCATTGAAGCGGGCCTGCACGATGCCGATGTTGAGTTTCTTGCCGTTCAAACGGTCGGAGGCTGCGGTGCCTTTGTCTGCGCCAAACATGGGTGATTCCTTTATTCGAGTTATTTGCTGATGTAGCCGGTGATTTCGAGGCCGTAACCGGTCATGCTCGGCATGCGGCGCGGGCTTCCCATGAGTTGCATTTTCTGCACACCGCACTTGAGCAGAATCTGGGCGCCGATGCCGTAAGTGCGCAGGTCCATGCGGCCCCGCTCAGGCGCTTGCGACGCGCGCGCGGTGCCTTCAAACTGGCACAGCAACTGCTCGCCGCTTTCGCCGCAATTGAGGAGCACCACCACGCCTTTGCCTTCAGCGGCGATATAAGCCAGAGCAGCATCCAGGCTCCAGGAGTGCATGCTGCGGTTGACTTCCAATGCGTCCAGCACCGAGAGCGGCTCATGCACACGCGCAGGGACCACAGTGCCGGCGTCCCACTCGCCCTTGACGAGCGCTAGGTGCACGCCTTGTCCGGTGCTGTCTTTGAAGGCGTGGGCGGTGAATTCACCGTACGCCGTTTTCATGGTACGGCTGCCCACGGGCTCGATCAGGGATTCGACACGGCTGCGGTGTTCAATCAGGTCGGCGATCGTGCCGATTTTCAGGCCGTGTTCGGCTGCGAACAGCTGCAAGTCGGGCAGACGGGCCATAGTGCCGTCGTCTTTCATGATCTCGCAGATCACGGCCGAGGGGCTGCAGCCGGCCATGGCCGCCAGATCGCAACCGGCTTCGGTGTGGCCTGCGCGCATGAGCACGCCACCGTCCACTGCCTGCAGTGGGAAAATGTGGCCGGGTTGCACCAGATCGGTCGCCACCGCGTTTTTCGCCACCGCGGCTTGCACGGTTGTTGCGCGGTCTGCGGCAGAAATGCCGGTGGTCACGCCTTCGGCGGCTTCAATAGAGACGGTAAACGCGGTGCTGTACACGGTGCCGTTGCGTGCTGCCATCGGGGGCAGCTTCAGGTGCTCGCAGCGTTCGCGGGTCAGGGTCAGGCAGATCAGCCCACGGCCAAAACGGGCCATGAAGTTGATCGCTTCGGGCGTGACGTGGTCCGAGGCGAGAACCAGATCGCCTTCGTTTTCACGGTCCTCTTCGTCCACCAGAATCACGATGCGGCCGGCGCGCATGTCGGCCACGATGTCTTCAACGGGGGAAATGGATACGGGGGTGAGGGCGGTCATGCAGAAGGGCTTTCCAAATGTCGTTCTATGGCGGGGGCCCTGAGGGGTGCGGCGCTCCTGCCGGATGCTCGGTGCCTCAGTAGTAACCCCCGATTATCGCCGCTTTCGAACGGATGGTTGCGGGTCAGGCGCAGGGGCTGAGCACAGTAGGGGCTTCAGTCCAGCGAGGCGCTCCAGCGCTCGTTCCAGCCGGTTTGCAGGGCGCGCCGGTCGCGTTTGGTAGGTCGACCACCCGCAATTGTGTGGGCGGGCTCCGGGCTTAGGCGTTGTTGCTCGGCGGCCGCTAGACGGTCGCGCACGCTGTCCGGGGTTTCTGCGTACATCAGTTGCGCCACAGGTGCCGGGCCGCGTTGCTCACTGATGAGCAGCACTTGTACGACCTTTTTGACCTTGCCTTGCCAGATCGTCAGGGTGTCTCCGGCCTTGACCTCTTTGGCGGGTTTGACGTCTCGGCCTTCCCACTGCACCCGGCCGAGTTGGACTTCATCCGTGGCCAGCGAGCGGGTTTTGAAAAAACGTGCGGCCCACAGCCACTTGTCGATCCGGGTGCTTTGCATGCGAAAACTTCAGCTGAGATAGAGCGGTAATCGTACACAAGCATCCAGTCCGGTGCAGGCGTCCCCTGAATACCGGTTGTTCAGCTGGATGGTTCCCCCCAGTGCGAGCACCATTTCCCGGGTGATCGTGAGCCCAAGGCCTGACCCCGAGTGGGTGCTTCCGGCCGCAAATGGCTGAAACAACCGCATACGCAAGGCATCACTGATGCCGGGCCCGCTGTCCGAAATTGTGAGCTGTGCCCAGTCGCCATCTCGCTGCAAACGGATCATCAAGTCGCCGCCCTGCGGTGATAGGCGCACAGCGTTGTGCAGCAGGTTACGGATGGTTTCCCGCAGCATCCATTCGTGGGCCATCACCGGACAAGGCTCGGTCACGAGTTCGAAGTCGAGGTCTTTTTCGCCCACCAAGGCCGACAGATCCAGCGCAATGGTCCGGACCGGCTCTGCCCAGTCCATAGCCGCAAAGTCTTGCTGTTGGCGCACTTGTTCCACTTTGGCCAGTGAGAGCATTTGGTTGGCCAGTTGGGTGGCCCGGTCGACCGTGGAGGCAATTTCTTTCAGGCCGTCCTGAGCGGCTATGTCGCCCCGCAGTGCCGATTGCACCTGCACCTTGAGCACCGCCAATGGGGTCCGGAGTTGGTGTGCCGCATCACGTACAAAGCGCTTCTGGTGGTCCAGCAGGTGTTGCAGCTTGTGCATCACATGGTTGGTGGCCACCGCCAGCGGCTGAATTTCCAGCGGCAATTCGCCGGCAGGCAAGGCGGTCAGGTCGTCCTCGCTGCGCTGCTCTAGCTCTTCGCTCAGCTGCCGCACCGGGCGGGTGGCACGGTCTACCACCAGCATCACCACCGCGGTAATGACGGTGATCAGAATCAGCTGCCGCTGGAGTGTGTCCAGCAAAATTTGTCGCGCCAGGGTGTGGCGCAGCTCCAGCGTTTCTGCCACCTGCACCATGGCCATGGTGCGCTCCCGCCCACTGGCCACCGGCTGCAGCAGTACGGCTACCCGCACCGCATCGCCCCGGAAGGTGTCGTCGTAAAAATCTACCAGCGCGGCATAGGGGCCCTGCTGGGGCAGCTGACCCGTCCAGACCTTGATGTCTTGCTCGCCATCGACCCATTGGCCTTTGGCGTCAGACACCCGGTAGCTCATGCGGCTGCGGTTGTCTGCCTCAAACGCTTCAAGGGCAGAGTAGGGTACTTGCGCCCTGAGCCGAGCATCCGCACCTCGCCCTTCAATGTCCAATAGTTCGCCAATGGCTTTGGCGGAGGCGAGCAGCGTCCTGTCATAGGCCGTGTTGACCGCGGCCAGCGCCTGCTGGTAAAGGCTGTAGGTGTCTACCAATACAAACAACAAAATCGGAATCAAGATACCCAGTAACAGGCTCTTGCGTAATGAGGGCGCAGGGCGGCGGCTCGCCATCTCAGTCGGCCTTGAGCAAATAGCCAAGCCCGCGCAGGGTCACCAGGCTGACCCGCATGGCGGTGAGCTTCTTGCGCAGGCGGTACACCACCACCTCGATCGCTTCAAACTGCACATCCACTTGGCCGGGAAACACCACTTCAAATAAGCGTTCTTTGCTGACCGCATGGCCCGGGCGCAACATCAGGGCCGTCATCAGGGCGAGCTCCCGAGGGGTCAAGTCCAAGACCTCGTGGCGGTGATAGATGGCGCCGCTGTTGCGGTCGAGCCGCAACTCTCCGACCAGCAGGTCGCTGCTCTGCGGTGTCGGGTTGTCGGCATTGCGGCGATGCAGGGCGCGTATGCGGGCTTCCAGCTCGTCGAGATCAAACGGCTTGGGCAGGTAATCGTCGGCACCGGCATTCAGGCCCAGCACTTTGTCGCCGACCGTTCCGCGAGCGGTCAATATCAGAACCGGCGTGCGCAGGCCGCTGCGGCGCGCCTGCTTGAGTACGTCGAGCCCGTCTACTCCCGGTAGGCTCAGGTCGAGCACCACCACATCGGGCTGGAGCGTGTTCCAGTGGGTGAGCGCTTGTGCACCATCGCTGCAGACATCGACCCGCATTTGTGCACGTACCAGGCTGCGTTGCAGGGTGGTGAACAGGGCGGGATCGTCTTCGATCAAGAGTAAATGCATGGCCAGAGCAGGGTGCGAATTACGGGTTTCCCCTAGGGAATTTGGACAGCCGTTTGACAGCCACGGCCCGCATCATAGGCCCTACCAATAACCACAGGAGACTTCCATGCGTCGCGATACTTTCCTCAAATCCATGGCCGTGATGGCTGCTGCCGGTGCTCTGCCTTTGTCGGCACGTGCAGCCACCAATCTGAAAATGATGCTCCCCGCCAACCCCGGCGGCGGTTGGGACGGCACAGGCCGCGCCTTGGGCAAAGCACTGATCGACGCCAAGCTGGTGGATACTGTGCAATATGAAAACAAGGGTGGCGCGGCCGGTGTGATCGGACTGGCCCAGTTTGTGAACTCCGCCAAGGGCGATCCCAACGCCATGATGGTGATGGGTGCGGTGATGCTGGGTGGGATCATCACCAGCAAGCCTGCTGTTGGCCTGGACAAGGTAACACCGATCGCCCGTATTACCAGCGAATACAACGTGTTCGTGGTGCCGGCCGACTCCCCGCTCAAGACCATGAAAGACGTAGTCACCCAGATGCAAAAAGACCCCGGCAGTGTCAAGTGGGGCGGCGGTTCGCGTGGATCCACTGAGCACATTTGTGCCTCCATGCTGGCGACCAAGGTCAACGTAGACCCCAAAAAGGTCAACTACGTTGCGTTCCGTGGCGGCGGCGAAGCTACTGCGGCGATTTTGGGCGGTAACGTGACGATTGGCGGCAGCGGTTACAGCGAGTTCGCTGAGTACATTGCCGCGGGCAAGATGCGCGCCATCGGGGTGACTTCCGAGAAGCGCCTGCCCGGCATCAATGTGCCGACCATGCGCGAGCAAGGCTATGACGTGGTGTTGGGCAACTGGCGCGGTGTGTATGGCGCGCCTGGCATCACCGCAGAGCAGCGTGCTGCACTGACCGACCTGATCGTGAAAGTCACCAAGACCAAGGGCTGGGCTGACGCGCTGGAGAAAAACCAGTGGACCCCTGCGGTGTTGACCGGCAAAGCGTTTGACGAATTTGTGGACAACGAGTTTTCCAGCCTGCGCGGCGTGATGCACCTCTCCGGAATGCTGTGATGAGCCAGGTCGTGAAAGCGCGGCAAGAAGCCGCCGTAGCAGTGGGCGTGCTGCTCCTGGCCCTCGGGCTCGGTGCTGGCGCATGGGTCATTCCCTCAGAAGCGGGTTACGCCGGTATCGGCCCTGACTTTCTTCCGTGGGTGGTATCCGTGGCTTTGCTGCTGTGCAGTGGTTTCTTGCTGTGGGAAGTCCGTAAGGGCGGCTTTCTCGACATGGAAGATGACGAAGACAGCGAGCCCGCCTTCTGGCCCGGATTTATCTGGATGTCGGTGGGCTTGCTGGTGAATGCAGCGTTGATCACCACCATAGGGTTCATCTTTAGTTGCGCCCTGTGTTTTGTGTTGGCATCGCGGGGTGCGCGCTTGGCCCAAGGACAGGTCTTGGGCGGCGCCCGTACCTGGATCACGGATATCGTGGTCGGTCTGCTGATCTCGGCACCCGTGTACTGGATGTTTACCAAGTTTCTGGCCATCAGCTTGCCAGGTTTGACGCAAAGCGGATGGTTGTAATGGAAATCTGGAATCAACTTCTTCAAGGGTTTGCGACGGCGGGTACCCCCGTCAACCTGTTGTGGGCATTTGTGGGGTGTGCGCTGGGCACAGCCGTTGGCGTGTTGCCCGGCATCGGGCCTGCTACCGCGGTGGCGATGTTGCTGCCTATTACCACCCAAGTGGAGGCCACTGCCTCCATGATCTTTTTTGCCGGCATTTACTACGGCGCGATGTATGGTGGCTCCACCACATCCATTTTGCTCAACACGCCGGGTGAGACCTCCAGTATGGTGACCGCCATGGAGGGCAACAAGATGGCCAAGAGCGGCCGTGCGGGTGCTGCGCTGGCAACAGCAGCTATCGGCTCGTTTGTGGCTGGCAGTATCGCCACGGTGGTCGTGACCCTGTTTGCGCCGCTGGTGGCGGAATACGCCGTCAAGCTCGGCCCGCCAGAATATTTTTGCTTGATGCTATTGGCGTTCACCACCGTCAGTGCGGTGTTGGGGCAGAGCACATTGCGCGGTTTGACCGCGCTGTTTGTGGGCTTAGCCATTGGCTTGATTGGCATGGACCAGATCACCGGCCAAACCCGCTACACCGGCAACATGCCCGAGCTGCTGGACGGTATTGAAATTGTGTTGGTAGCGGTTGGTTTGTTTGCGGTGGCTGAGGCCCTGCACTTTGTACTCTTTGAGGGCAAGGTGGTTGAGACCGAAAACAAGCTCAGCCGCGTCACCATGACCGCGCGGGATTGGAAGCGTTCGATCCCCGCCTGGATCCGTGGCGCTGCAATTGGTGCGCCTTTTGGTTGCATTCCTGCCGGCGGCACAGAGATTCCTACTTTCTTGAGTTACGCCACAGAAAAGAAACTCGCCAAAGGCGACGACCTGGCGGAGTTCGGTACCAAAGGTGCCATCGAAGGGGTGGCCGGCCCCGAAGCCGCCAATAACGCGACGGTGACCACTGCCTTGATTCCGTTGCTCACGCTGGGCATTCCCGTGTCCAACACGACGGCCGTGTTGTTGGGCGCTTTCCAGAACTACGGTATCCAACCCGGGCCACAACTGTTCACCACCTCGTCTGCGCTGGTGTGGGCGTTGATCGCCTCGCTTTTCATTGGCAACGTCATGTTGCTGGTGCTGAATTTGCCGATGGTGGGTTTGTGGGTCAAGCTGCTGAAGGTGCCCAAGGCCCAGCTGTACGCCGGTATTCTGATTTTTGCCACCGTGGGCACTTACGGTATGCGCCAGAGCGCCTTTGACCTAGTGCTGCTTTACGTGGTGGGGGTCATGGGCTTGGTGATGCGCCGGTTCAATATCCCGACGGCACCGGTGATTGTGGGCATGATCCTCGGGCCTTTGGCAGAGGCACAGCTGCGCAATGCCATGTCCATTGGTGAAGGCAGTGCCATGATCTTCCTTCAGCGCCCCATGTCGGTGACATTGCTGGTGGTGGTGCTGAGTGTGTTGGTCTTGCCACGGGTGCTCAAGCACTTTCAAGGCAAGGCGCAGCGCTTGGCTTCGGCATAAAAAAGGGTGCTAGCCCCCATTTAGTCTGCGGGTGTAGCTATACCTTTAGTAGCAAAAAAGGGGCGCTTCGGCGCCCCTTTTTTGTTGCGGCGGATGCTAATCTTCTCGTATGGCTAATTCAGTGATTTCATGGGTGCTGCGGCAGGGATTAGGCGTGGGTCTGCTAAGCCTCGGGGTGCTCACATCGGTGCGGGCGGACACTGCGTTGGTGGCCGTGGCCGCCAATTTTTCCGGAACGGCGCAAACCATTGCCAGCGACTTCAAGCGGGTGAGCGGGCACACTGTGACCCTGGTGCCAGGTGCCACCGGCAAGCTATACGCCCAGATCAAGAACGGTGCGCCGTACCAAGTGCTTTTATCCGCCGACGACGAGACACCCTCGCGCCTGGTGCAGGAGGGTGCGGCAGTAGCGGCGAGCCAATTCACCTATGCCACCGGCCGATTGGTTTTATGGAGTCCGCAGCCCGGTGTTGTGGATGCGCAGGGCGCGGTGCTGGGCGCTGCTGGTTTGCGGGTGGCCATGGCCGATCCCAAAACTGCGCCCTATGGCGCTGCCGCCATGCAGGTGATCCAGCAGCGGGGTGTGTGGCAAGGCCTGCAAGGACGGCTGATTCAGGGTGAAAGCATCGCCCAGACCTATCAATTTGTCGCAAGTGGTAACGCGCCCGTGGGGTTTGTCGCGCTGTCTCAAGTGATGCGGGATGGGCGTTTGGTGGATGGCTCCGCGTGGCAGGTGCCCGCCCACTTGCACCAGGCTTTGCGGCAGGATGCGGTGCTTCTCAATCCCGGGCAAGGCCAAGTAGCGGCCCTGGCTTTTTTGGCCTATCTGCGCACTGAGCCTGCCCGCCGGGTGATGCGCGCGGTGGGCTATGAGTAGCAGCTTGTCCGTGGCTGCGTTTCCGCTGTCTTCGGACGATTTTTCGGCCATCCGGCTCACTTTGGAGTTGGCCAGTGTCACCACGCTTGTGTTGCTGTGTTTGGCTACCCCGTTGGCCTGGTGGCTGGCCCGGTCCGGCTCTTGGTGGAGTCGCGCTGTGGGTGCCCTGGTGGCCATGCCTTTGGTGTTGCCACCGACGGTATTGGGTTTTTACCTGTTGGTGAGCTTGGGGCCACAGGGGTGGGGCGGTCAGTTCACCCAGTGGTTGGGTATCGGTTTGCTGCCATTCACTTTTGCGGGACTGGTGCTGGGCTCGGTGATTTACTCCCTGCCGTTTGCGGTGCAGCCATTGCAGAATGCGTTTGAAAGCTTGGGGCCGCGCCCTCTGGAGGTCGCCGCCACACTGCGGGCCTCTCCTTGGGATACCTTCTGGCATGTGGTCCTGCCGCTGTGCCGCCCCGGTGTGGTGAGTGCTGCTGTGCTGAGCTTTGCCCACACGGTCGGCGAGTTTGGTGTGGTGCTGATGCTGGGGGGCAATATCCCCGAGAGCACCCGGGTGGTGTCCACCCAAATCTATGGCCATGTGGAGGCACTTGAATACACCCAGGCGCACTGGTTGTCGGGTGGCATGGTGCTGTTTTCTTTTGTGGTGTTGCTAGCGCTGGGGTGGCTCAACCCGAGTGGCAGCCGTTTGCGGACTTGAGCGCCATGGTCAACCGCATCCAATTGAATGTCTCCAAACCCGGCTTCAGCCTGGTGGTGGATATGGAGCTGCCGTCAAAGGGCATCACGGTTTTGTATGGGCCGTCGGGCTCAGGCAAAACGACAGTTCTGAGGTGCATCGCTGGTCTCGAGCGCTCGCCGCAAGCGCTGGTGCAGGTGGGCGGGCATACCTGGCAAGACGAGTCCGCAGGTGTTTTTTTGCCGACCTACCGGCGCTCCCAGGGTTATGTGTTTCAAGAGGCCAGCCTCTTCGCCCATTTGGACGTGGCGGGTAACTTGGAGTTCGCCCGTCGGCGCGCTACGCCCAGAGTGGATGGCAGCCCCTTGCTGACGCTTGAGTTCGCGATTCAGACCTTGGGCTTGTCCAAGCTTTTACACCGGCGGACGACCGACCTCTCCGGTGGCGAGCGACAGCGTGTGGCGATCGCACGGGCGCTGGCAACCAACCCGCAGATTTTGCTTTTGGACGAGCCCCTTGCGTCTCTGGACGAGGCCCGCCGGCGCGAGGTTTTGCCGTGGCTGGAGCAACTCGGCAGCGAGCTCCAAATTCCGATGGTGTATGTGTCGCACGCGACCGAGGAGGTCACCCGTCTGGCCGACACCTTGGTGGTTCTGGAGCAAGGGCGTGTCATGGCCATAGGCCCAGTAGATACCGTGCTGTCTCAGGTGGAGCCTGTGATCCGCCTCGGTGGAGAGACGGCGAGCTTGGTGACGGGGCGTGTGATATCCCACGACCCACAGTGGCATTTGAGCGAAATTGCGTTTGATGGCGGCACCTTCTGGGTGCCTGATGCCAAGCTGCAAACTGGGCAGCTGGTGCGTTTGCGGGTGCTGGCTCGCGATGTCAGCATTGCAACCCAAGCCCCATCGGGAAGCAGCATTCAAAACACCGTGGCGTGCACCGTGGCGCAAATTCTGCCGGACCAGCAACCCGCCCAGGCCCTGGTGCGCTTGGATGTGAGCGGTACAGCGCTTTGGGCCCGCCTGACACGGCGCGCAGTGCAACAGCTGCAACTCCAGCCGGGCATGCACGTCTGGGCGCAAGTGAAAGCCATGGCGCTCACGCAGTAACGCAAACGGGTTGCAAATACTTGCAAATTTCACCCGTTCGGGTGATGACAGCGCCGGTGCGTCCGCCTAACCTGTGGGGTTGATTACTTGTCTCTCCCCCATGCCCGACGCGCCGCTTTTGTCCTCTGAGCCGACCCACGTCACCCTGCTTTTCCAAGCACAGGCTGCCTTGACGCGCGGCGACGTGGACTTCAGCCAGACGCTTTCCAAAAGCGCACTGCTGCACGCCCAGCGGCAGAACGACGCCGCGGGCCAGGCCCGCGCCCTTTTGTACCTTGCGCAGGGAGACCGTCAGCTCTCGCACCTGCGCCGTGCCCGTGAGACGGCGGAGCGCGCCGCCCAGATGTTCCAAACCCACGGGGACGCCGCTGGCGAGGCTGAGGCCCTGACCACTTTAGCCAATGTGCTGAGCCTGATGGGCCACAGCGCTGATGGCTTGGAGGCCGCCATGCTGGCCTTGAAGCTCAGCCAGTCCAGCCCAGCCAGCCATCCGCTTGCAGAAGCTATGGCCTGCAACTACCTCGGCGTTGCCTATGCCTGCAGCCAGAGTTTTGACAATGCGGCCGATTTGCTGGAGCGCTCGGTCCGGATGTTTGAAGCCCAGGGCCTGTGGGCTGAATCCTGCTTGCCGCGCTACCACCAGCGGTATGCCGAAATGCACCGCTGTTTTCTGGACCGGTATTACCACGGCACTTTTTTGTCGCTGGACCGGTTGACGCAGATTGCCGCGCTGCCCGAACAAGTCACCTCGCAACCCGGGAGTGTGCGTTCCTTGCTGTGCCCCTATCGCAAAACCCGCGCGCTGCTGGACCTGACACATGCATTTGAGCTGTGCTGGCAGGGCGATCTGGACGAGGCCAGCCGCCGGGCTGACACGATTTCGGCCAGCGTGGCCAAGGGCATGCGCCAACCGGCGGTGATCTTGCTTGAGATGTGGCTGAGGACCGAAATTGCATGGGCCGCCGAGGATTGGATGTCGGCCGAGGCCCATGCCCAGCGCTTGCTGCAATCTGCGGCGCGGGCTGAAAACGAGCACCTGCGGGCCACTGCGTATTTGCTGTTGATTCAGATCTACTCTGCCCAGGGCAAAGACCTCCAGGCACAAGCGCAGCAACGGCTCTGGAAAATGCAGGAAATGCACCTTCGCAAAGAGGCCTTGCACAGCCGCGAAGAGCGTGTGGAATGGCAAATGCGGGTGCGGGCAGACCGCCAAGCCAGCCGCCACTTGGAAGAAAAAACGCGCCATTTGGAGCGGCTGGCCATGCAAGATGCCCTGACTGGCCTGTACAACCGCCGGTATTTAGAGCAAATCGTGCCGGCTTTGCTCAGCGATGCCACTGAGCGCCAGCGTGCCCCAGCCTTGGTGTTTGTCGATATCGACCACTTCAAGCAAATCAACGATCGCTTTTCCCATTTGGTAGGTGACGAAGTGCTCAGGACCGTGGGGCGGATTCTGGGTGGCTTTGTGCGGGAAGGCGATGTGTCCGTCCGGCTCGGGGGCGATGAGTTCGTGGTCCTCTTCAGCCACGTGGAGGCGCAGAGCACCACCTCGGTGGTCGCGCGTATCCACAAAGCGGTGAACGAATTTGACTGGCACAGTGTGCACCCGGGGCTGAGCGTCTCAGCCAGCGCT from the Rhodoferax potami genome contains:
- a CDS encoding GGDEF domain-containing protein — translated: MPDAPLLSSEPTHVTLLFQAQAALTRGDVDFSQTLSKSALLHAQRQNDAAGQARALLYLAQGDRQLSHLRRARETAERAAQMFQTHGDAAGEAEALTTLANVLSLMGHSADGLEAAMLALKLSQSSPASHPLAEAMACNYLGVAYACSQSFDNAADLLERSVRMFEAQGLWAESCLPRYHQRYAEMHRCFLDRYYHGTFLSLDRLTQIAALPEQVTSQPGSVRSLLCPYRKTRALLDLTHAFELCWQGDLDEASRRADTISASVAKGMRQPAVILLEMWLRTEIAWAAEDWMSAEAHAQRLLQSAARAENEHLRATAYLLLIQIYSAQGKDLQAQAQQRLWKMQEMHLRKEALHSREERVEWQMRVRADRQASRHLEEKTRHLERLAMQDALTGLYNRRYLEQIVPALLSDATERQRAPALVFVDIDHFKQINDRFSHLVGDEVLRTVGRILGGFVREGDVSVRLGGDEFVVLFSHVEAQSTTSVVARIHKAVNEFDWHSVHPGLSVSASAGLALADSQDTLASWLHRCDLQMYVEKDSRYQDLA